One Proteinivorax tanatarense DNA segment encodes these proteins:
- a CDS encoding flavodoxin family protein — protein MNKTLVVYYSLDGNCKLVAETLADNLDGEVDVVRIEPVKEITGGKFKRYFWGGTQVFMGKEPQIQSINVSVDDYSNIIIGTPVWAWTYSPPIRTFLKENKIKDKNIAMFCCHGGQVGKTLKNLARVLDGNKVTSQTDFFEPATKDKDENQQLIVNWAKELQQLINL, from the coding sequence ATGAATAAAACATTAGTTGTTTACTACTCTTTGGATGGAAACTGTAAGTTGGTTGCAGAGACCTTAGCAGATAACTTAGATGGTGAAGTGGACGTTGTTAGAATAGAGCCAGTTAAAGAAATTACTGGTGGTAAGTTTAAAAGGTATTTTTGGGGAGGAACACAAGTTTTTATGGGTAAAGAGCCTCAAATACAGTCTATAAATGTTAGTGTGGATGATTACTCTAACATAATAATAGGCACCCCAGTTTGGGCTTGGACATACTCTCCTCCCATAAGAACTTTTCTAAAAGAAAATAAAATAAAAGACAAAAATATTGCAATGTTTTGTTGCCATGGTGGGCAAGTTGGAAAAACTCTTAAAAATTTAGCTCGTGTTTTAGATGGAAACAAAGTGACTTCTCAGACAGACTTTTTTGAGCCAGCAACTAAGGATAAAGATGAAAACCAACAGCTAATTGTTAATTGGGCTAAAGAGTTGCAGCAACTGATAAACTTATAA
- a CDS encoding metallophosphoesterase — translation MRKIIFSIIVVVFIAVYTVINLYVGLRLGAFVNTLLPFLEPVLYWMFFWIVVYTYIISRVFNQLFPSITIRRAKIVGAYWLALLFYFLISFIIIDLAILVTRIFKPNFSLWDNEVFLLWFGILFLTFMSLLIVRGYKNASQIEINRYNVNISKSLSKYDKINIVVISDLHLGTIVDNNMLQKFVDEINGLEPDIITILGDVVDEDVRPFIQQKMEKTFAKLSAKIGIYAVLGNHDYFGGGHAKIIDSLQRANIKVLVDEHVNIMDGLIIAGRIDPTGARYCGHAQKPLKSWMNDINFDNPVILLTHQPTKLEEARKIGVDLQLSGHTHRGQLFPNNFFTSLFFENHWGLRKKGEFTSIVTSGAGTWGPPIRTGHKAEIVQITLNLEDKGES, via the coding sequence ATGAGGAAGATAATCTTTTCTATAATAGTAGTTGTTTTTATAGCAGTTTATACTGTAATTAACCTTTATGTCGGTCTTAGATTGGGGGCATTTGTTAATACATTGCTTCCTTTTTTAGAGCCAGTTCTTTATTGGATGTTCTTTTGGATAGTGGTCTATACATATATAATTTCTAGAGTTTTTAACCAGTTATTCCCATCAATAACCATTAGAAGGGCAAAAATAGTGGGGGCATATTGGTTAGCGTTGTTATTTTACTTTTTAATTAGTTTTATAATTATTGATTTAGCAATATTAGTGACAAGGATTTTTAAACCAAACTTTTCTCTTTGGGATAATGAGGTATTTTTGCTTTGGTTTGGAATTTTATTTTTGACTTTTATGTCTTTATTAATAGTGCGAGGCTATAAAAATGCTAGTCAGATTGAAATTAATAGATATAATGTAAATATTTCTAAAAGCCTTTCAAAGTATGATAAAATTAATATAGTAGTAATTTCAGACCTTCATCTAGGGACAATTGTGGACAATAATATGTTACAAAAATTTGTAGATGAAATTAACGGTTTAGAGCCTGATATAATAACTATATTAGGTGATGTGGTTGATGAAGATGTTCGTCCTTTTATTCAGCAAAAGATGGAGAAAACTTTTGCTAAATTATCTGCTAAAATAGGGATCTATGCTGTTTTGGGAAACCATGATTATTTTGGAGGAGGTCACGCTAAAATAATAGATAGTCTTCAACGAGCAAATATAAAAGTTTTAGTTGATGAGCATGTGAATATTATGGATGGTTTGATTATTGCTGGTAGAATAGATCCAACGGGTGCAAGGTACTGTGGTCATGCTCAAAAGCCTTTAAAATCTTGGATGAATGATATAAATTTTGATAATCCTGTTATATTATTGACTCACCAGCCTACTAAATTAGAGGAAGCTAGAAAAATAGGTGTGGATTTGCAGCTTTCTGGTCATACTCATAGAGGGCAGCTGTTTCCTAACAACTTTTTTACCTCCCTATTTTTTGAAAATCATTGGGGGTTACGAAAAAAAGGGGAGTTTACCAGTATTGTTACCTCAGGGGCAGGAACGTGGGGGCCACCTATTAGAACTGGACATAAAGCAGAGATAGTCCAAATAACATTAAATCTAGAGGATAAAGGGGAGAGTTAA
- a CDS encoding chloride channel protein: MPKKFQFISGYMVKWLTIATLMGVGGGLSAYVLRSSIDLMESVGGVFPIWLAPIFGGCLLSLIYLWDDEAAGFGTDKYLLAVNKRKEYQFKTKTLFSKVLATATTLGFQGSGGVEGPMLVIGGCLDNLVRKIPILKKHLTKDDHRKLTICGAAGAVGAIFRSPLGGGIFVVEILYKSSLPYYDLFPAILSSTFGFVIFAMVKSGEPLFLIPDFLPSVENVPFFVLVGFLSGIASLIFMKIFSITGKVFQNLPMPKLHPILGGIMTGLVIFFVSEAAGTGTSIIQYLIDYKVSITALILILFAKMLATSFTVSSGGSGGLVIPALFIGAVCGNIVSGFVAVGDPGLSASLVIAGMAASLSGIANVPIAAAIMLVEMVGLQLGVPATIGSVMGYAVAQSSVIYNISSREGAEFKKNKAIRKSDRNLQEH, encoded by the coding sequence ATGCCTAAAAAGTTTCAGTTTATAAGTGGATACATGGTTAAATGGCTAACTATAGCTACTCTTATGGGGGTTGGTGGCGGCCTTTCAGCTTATGTTTTGAGAAGCAGTATTGATTTGATGGAGAGTGTAGGAGGGGTGTTTCCAATTTGGTTAGCTCCTATATTTGGAGGCTGCTTACTTTCCCTTATTTACTTATGGGATGACGAAGCGGCTGGATTTGGAACAGATAAATATTTATTAGCGGTAAATAAAAGAAAAGAATATCAGTTTAAAACAAAAACCTTGTTTAGTAAGGTGCTTGCTACAGCTACCACCTTAGGGTTTCAAGGGAGTGGTGGGGTTGAAGGGCCTATGTTGGTCATAGGAGGGTGCTTAGATAATTTAGTTAGAAAAATACCAATTTTGAAGAAGCATTTGACCAAAGATGATCATAGAAAACTAACTATCTGTGGAGCTGCAGGAGCTGTTGGTGCCATATTTCGTTCTCCTTTAGGTGGGGGAATATTTGTGGTTGAAATTCTATATAAGTCCTCACTTCCGTATTACGATTTGTTTCCTGCTATTTTATCTTCTACATTTGGATTTGTTATTTTTGCAATGGTTAAAAGTGGAGAGCCCTTATTTCTCATTCCAGATTTTCTGCCAAGTGTTGAAAATGTCCCTTTTTTTGTGTTAGTTGGTTTTTTATCAGGTATAGCTTCGTTAATTTTTATGAAAATTTTTAGCATTACAGGTAAGGTATTTCAAAACCTTCCTATGCCTAAGCTTCATCCTATTTTGGGTGGTATAATGACAGGTTTAGTAATTTTCTTTGTTTCAGAAGCTGCAGGAACAGGAACTTCTATTATTCAGTATTTGATAGATTACAAGGTTTCTATAACAGCTTTGATATTAATATTGTTTGCTAAAATGTTAGCAACGTCTTTTACAGTGTCTTCTGGAGGTAGTGGGGGACTAGTTATTCCAGCTTTATTTATCGGTGCTGTATGTGGAAATATAGTTTCAGGCTTTGTCGCAGTAGGAGATCCTGGCTTGTCTGCTTCATTAGTTATAGCTGGTATGGCAGCCTCTTTGTCTGGGATAGCAAATGTACCCATTGCTGCTGCAATAATGTTGGTAGAAATGGTGGGGCTTCAATTGGGAGTTCCAGCTACTATAGGTAGCGTAATGGGATATGCAGTCGCTCAAAGTTCAGTGATTTATAATATTTCCTCCAGAGAGGGAGCAGAATTTAAAAAGAATAAAGCAATTAGGAAAAGTGATAGAAACTTACAGGAACATTAA